The region CCAGCAGTTTGGCGTTGCGACCATCCTGTGGGATGCCCTGCGGCGAGTAATATTCTTTATCGAAGGCGTTGCCCAGCACCACCGTGGTGGTGACGCCCTGCAGGCGTTCGCGGCCTTTATAGCTCAGGTAGAAGTCGTTGACGCCGTAGCCGCCTTGCTCGGCGGTGCCGGTTTCCACGCGAGTGGCGCGCTCGGCGAAGGTAGCGACCCAACCGGTCGACAGGCCGGTTTCACCCAACGGGATATCCAGCGTGCTGGTCACGGTGTCAGGATTGATGCTGCTTAACCAGTCGCCGCTGGCTTCGTTCTTGCCGCGCGTGCGGTTGTAAGCCAAATCCCAGCCGAAAATCGCCGTTTTATAGCTCAGCATGGCGTCCCAGCCCCAGATTTTTGCGCGGTCAATATTGGTCGAGAAAGTGGTGCAACTGATGCAATAGGGGCCACGCGGGCCACGCCCCAACTCCATGGTGACACCGGTGGTGATGTAATCTCTGGCCTTGGTGTCAAAATAGCTGGCTTTGAATTGCAGGCTGTCGTCCGCCAGCAGCAAATCGTCAAAGCGCAGGCCGAAGCCGTACTCCTGCGTCGCGTTGGTTTCCGGTTTCAGATTCGGGTTTGGCACCCAGTAGTTGGTAATGGTGGTCGGGCCCATGGGGATCGAGAAATGTTTGGCGTCGTTATACATCTCCCCCATGGTTGGTGCACGGAACGCCTGGGAATATGACCCGAACACCATCAGCCAGTCGGTTGGCGCAATGCTGATTGCCCCTCGTGACGACCATTTGTCGGCGTCGACATCCGCATAGCCGTCGCTGGAGCCTTTGTAGTTATCGTAACGGGTGCCGGCAAGCAGGGTGATGGGCAGGTCGCGCAGGGTGATTTCATCCTGCAGCCAGCCGGAAGCAAAGTTGATTTTCGCCTGGGGGAAGCTTTCCGTCGCGCCGCCCGGCGTCTGCTCTTGCCTATAAGCTTCCGAACCATAGGTAAACAGGTGCGACGCGAAGGTATCGGCAAACAAACGGGTGCGGTTTTCCAGTTTTGCGCCGCGAGTGGTTTGTTTGCGGGCTTCATCTTCACTGCCGTTGGCGTGGGCGTTGATTTTCACATCGGAGTAATACACTTTCGCTTCGGCATCCAGCCATTCCTGGCCAACAGGTTTCAGGCGGTAGCTGAGCTGGCCGTCGCGTTGGATAGTGGAGCGGTCGGTCATCAGGTTGCCGCTGGAGTTGGTGGATTCCTGGGGGTTTTTCGGCTCCTGCGCCCGATTGTTGTAGTAACGCAGATTGCCGCTCAATGACTGGTTTTCGTCCAGAGTCCAGGTCCCTTTGGCCAACAGGTTGCTGATGGTTTCATCGTTTGGCGCGTCAAAACCGTTGCCCTGGCGCAAATTGCCGACGTCACGGGTGCCGAACGACAGCAGGCCGTCGAGATTGTCGGCCTTGCCGTAGGCGCTGGCGCCCATGCCCAGACTATGATCGCCGCTGGCTGCGGTGCCGAATACCCGGAAACCGCTGTCATGACCCGGCAGCAGTAGATCGGCGGCATCGACCGTTTCATAAGCGACCACGCCCCCCAAGGCGCCGCTGCCATACAGCAGGGCAGAAGGGCCGCGCACGACTTCAATGCGTTTAATCAGACCGGGATCGAGGAAGGTGCCATTGATGTGTCCGGTATCCGTTCCCTGACGGATACCATCCACCAACGTCAGCACACCCCGGCGATCATAGCCACGCATCATAATGTCCTGGCCGTTGCTGCGGCCGGTGCCGGTGACGGTAATTCCGGGGATCCGGCGCAGCATATCGGCTGCGGTAGACGCAGTCTGGCTTTCCGGCGCGTTGCCTTCGATTACCGTGACCATCATCGGCGCTTCAAAACTGCTGCGTTGATTGCCGGTAGCGACAACGGTCATGGCGTCTTCGCCGGTTTTTTCGGTTTTTGCCGGGGTGGCGGCAGAAGAAGAAACTGTGCTGGTGGTTTGTGCAAAAGTCACCGTCGGCAGAGCGCAGGCAATCGCCAAACTCAATGCGGATAAACGCAACCGGGTGTAAGAGGGCAGAGGCATGTCGCAATTCTCCATATGTTTTAAACATATCAATAGATTTGCTGGCTGCCTGGATCTAAGCGATCGGGGTGGCTGGCGTTGAGGAATAAGGGATTATTTGGTCAGGATTAATTTCCCGGCCTTGGTCTGCCGCAGTTGGTAACGCTGGCCCTGATGAAGGATGATCGCTACGCCGTCGGCATCGAGCAACTGCGCGCTGTCGTAGCAAGGCGGCGAGATCAGGCTGCGTTCAGCACCGGGGGCAGCTATGCCATGAGGGGGAGTATTGTGATTATCCATCGTCATTTGTTTATAAAACAGGCCATTAAATGGTAATTAATATCGTATTGATAATCATTATCATGTGAGGGAAAGGTTACATCAAGGAAAATTTTCTTACCGATGGAACCTTTTTGAAAGAAAGGGGGACGGAGCGGTCCGGGCACGCCCAGCCCGCAAACTAAGGGGGTTATTTCAGCAGGGTTTCGATGTGGTCAAACAGGCGCTCAGGTTTGGTGATGGGCGCAAAACGCTTCACCCGTTGGCCGTCGGCGGTCAGCAGGAATTTGGTGAAGTTCCACTTGATGCGCTTGCTGCCCAGAACCCCCGGCGCCAGGCGTTTCAATTCGTTGAACAGCGGATGCGCGCCGGGGCCGTTAACCTCCACCTTGCCGAACAGCGGGAAGCTGACGCCGTAGTTGAGCGTACAGAAATTGGCGATCTCCAGCGGATCCCCCGGCTCTTGTGCGCCAAACTGATTGCACGGAAACCCCAACACCATCAGGCCGCGATCCCGATAGTACTGCCAGAGGTTTTCCAGACCACGGTATTGCGGGGTAAAGCCGCATTTGCTGGCGGTATTGACCACCAGATAAGCCCGGGCGGGAAAGTCGCCCAGAGTTTTGTGCTCCCCTTGCAGCGTGACGCAGGGGATGGATAACAGCGAATGGCTCATGCGGGAAACTCCACATCCTGTTGGCAGGGGCGCGGTTTATGGCGTCTGCGGGCTTGGTTGGCGTAAGTATAGATGAGTGAAAGGAAGGTTGAAAAACCGGGGTGTCGCCACCCCGGAGAACAGGTTCAGAAGCGGGTATCCACCGCATCGGCCAACATGGCCAGCAGCTGTTCGCTGTCGGACCAGCTCAGGCACGGGTCAGTGATTGACTGGCCGTAAGTCAGCGGTTGGCCGGCAACGATTTTCTGCGTGCCTTCCACCAGGAAACTTTCTGCCATCACGCCGGTGACGGCGGCGGAACCGGCGCGAATCTGCTGGCAGACATTCTCGGCTACTTCCAGTTGACGACGGTGCAATTTCTGGCAGTTGCCGTGGCTGAAGTCGATAACCAGATGCTCCGGCAGCTCAAATTCGCGCAGGCTGTCGCAGGCGGCAACGATATCGGTGGCGTGGTAGTTCGGCGTTTTGCCGCCGCGCATGATGATATGACCGTAGGGATTGCCGCTGGTCTGATAAATCGTCATCTGCCCGTTTTTGTCCGGCGACAGGAACATGTGGCTGGCGCGCGCCGCGCGGATGGCGTCAATCGCGATGCGGGTGTTGCCGTCGGTACCGTTCTTGAAGCCCACCGGGCAGGAAAGTGCGGAGGCCATTTCGCGGTGGATCTGGCTCTCGGTGGTACGTGCGCCGATGGCGCCCCAACTGATCAAATCGGCAATGTACTGGCCGACCACCATGTCCAGGAATTCGGTGGCGGTCGGCAGACCGAGCTGGTTGACTTCCAGTAACAGTCGGCGTGCCATTTCGATACCACGATTTACCTGAAAGGTGCCATCCAGCGCCGGATCCGAAATCAGGCCTTTCCAGCCCACCACGGTGCGCGGTTTTTCAAAATAAGTGCGCATCACGATTTCCAGGCGATCCTGATAGCGA is a window of Serratia plymuthica DNA encoding:
- the hemP gene encoding hemin uptake protein HemP produces the protein MDNHNTPPHGIAAPGAERSLISPPCYDSAQLLDADGVAIILHQGQRYQLRQTKAGKLILTK
- a CDS encoding TonB-dependent hemoglobin/transferrin/lactoferrin family receptor, which codes for MPLPSYTRLRLSALSLAIACALPTVTFAQTTSTVSSSAATPAKTEKTGEDAMTVVATGNQRSSFEAPMMVTVIEGNAPESQTASTAADMLRRIPGITVTGTGRSNGQDIMMRGYDRRGVLTLVDGIRQGTDTGHINGTFLDPGLIKRIEVVRGPSALLYGSGALGGVVAYETVDAADLLLPGHDSGFRVFGTAASGDHSLGMGASAYGKADNLDGLLSFGTRDVGNLRQGNGFDAPNDETISNLLAKGTWTLDENQSLSGNLRYYNNRAQEPKNPQESTNSSGNLMTDRSTIQRDGQLSYRLKPVGQEWLDAEAKVYYSDVKINAHANGSEDEARKQTTRGAKLENRTRLFADTFASHLFTYGSEAYRQEQTPGGATESFPQAKINFASGWLQDEITLRDLPITLLAGTRYDNYKGSSDGYADVDADKWSSRGAISIAPTDWLMVFGSYSQAFRAPTMGEMYNDAKHFSIPMGPTTITNYWVPNPNLKPETNATQEYGFGLRFDDLLLADDSLQFKASYFDTKARDYITTGVTMELGRGPRGPYCISCTTFSTNIDRAKIWGWDAMLSYKTAIFGWDLAYNRTRGKNEASGDWLSSINPDTVTSTLDIPLGETGLSTGWVATFAERATRVETGTAEQGGYGVNDFYLSYKGRERLQGVTTTVVLGNAFDKEYYSPQGIPQDGRNAKLLVSYQW
- a CDS encoding 3-deoxy-7-phosphoheptulonate synthase: MHKTDELRTARIDSLVTPQALAEKLPISAEIADSVTASRKRIEKILTGEDRRLLVVIGPCSIHDLDAAIDYAGRLNALRVRYQDRLEIVMRTYFEKPRTVVGWKGLISDPALDGTFQVNRGIEMARRLLLEVNQLGLPTATEFLDMVVGQYIADLISWGAIGARTTESQIHREMASALSCPVGFKNGTDGNTRIAIDAIRAARASHMFLSPDKNGQMTIYQTSGNPYGHIIMRGGKTPNYHATDIVAACDSLREFELPEHLVIDFSHGNCQKLHRRQLEVAENVCQQIRAGSAAVTGVMAESFLVEGTQKIVAGQPLTYGQSITDPCLSWSDSEQLLAMLADAVDTRF
- a CDS encoding glutathione peroxidase, yielding MSHSLLSIPCVTLQGEHKTLGDFPARAYLVVNTASKCGFTPQYRGLENLWQYYRDRGLMVLGFPCNQFGAQEPGDPLEIANFCTLNYGVSFPLFGKVEVNGPGAHPLFNELKRLAPGVLGSKRIKWNFTKFLLTADGQRVKRFAPITKPERLFDHIETLLK